Proteins encoded in a region of the Triticum dicoccoides isolate Atlit2015 ecotype Zavitan chromosome 3A, WEW_v2.0, whole genome shotgun sequence genome:
- the LOC119269342 gene encoding senescence-induced receptor-like serine/threonine-protein kinase — translation MPLACKALQKPKSAMAIISSASTKLTWILAPLLVLATTTIRVHAQPSSTTGFISLDCGYRNNTPYTDSSIRGIQHQSDVGFVEGGLTHQIAAVYMAGAPYESQKTLRSFPNGSRNCYTLPSTPGKKLVRAMFTYGDYDGLNRTMDGSPFLFGLHIGANFWEAVNLTNWDPSSTIWKEVLTVAPGDSVSVCLINFGTGTPFVSALELRPLQDSMYPFVNTSVSISYFRRIRFGQTTDFITRYPLDPYDRFWEAWSYTTYPWISLNTSTQVRRLPGDNTFQVPEGILKQASTLDTNYSFLEINVTVGPNLDAKNLQLLPIFHFAEINISNQNRRFNIYSDNDLLFPDFSPSRFQADSMHENGRFLHNPAAIFLLNKTRSSRLPPLINAFEVYSLVRMDNLTTDADDVNYMKEVKKHYNLARINWNGDPCSPRDYSWEGLTCDYSKRNQNPRIVAVDLSNSGLKGGLVISFMNMASLENLDLSHNNLTGAIPDYQIKSLKVLDLSYNQLDGPIPNSILQRSQAGLLDLRLEGNPVCSKVKDTYCSNKKNTKSTMLIAVIVPVVLVSLLVVMCILWKLCWKGKSGDNEDYAMYEEETPLHIDIRRFTYADLKHITNDFKQIVGKGGFGTVYHGTMENGEEVAVKVLMETSIAESTDFLPEVQTLSKVHHKNLVTLQGYCQNTKCLALVYDFMPRGNLQQLLREGDDYGLTWEQRLHIALDSAQGLEYLHESCTPSIVHRDVKTANILLDKNLVGIIADFGLSRAFNDAHTHISTVAAGTLGYLDPEYHATFQLTIKTDVYSFGIVLLEIITGKPPVLMDPHTYHLPNWVRQKIAKGSIQDIVDKRLLDQYDANALQSVVDLAMNCVESAAIDRPSMTEVVSRLKVLLPTTPSQKQYASPSSTKSMNDEMRKQFQLLISGEVNDESSSSFQSGYTSRMTQLVPLSGR, via the exons ATGCCTCTCGCCTGCAAGGCCTTGCAAAAACCCAAGAGTGCCATGGCGATCATCAGCTCGGCGAGTACAAAACTGACATGGATCTTGGCACCGCTGCTCGTCCTGGCCACGACGACGATTCGAGTCCATGCCCAGCCTTCTTCTACCACTG GGTTCATAAGCCTCGACTGCGGATACAGAAACAATACTCCCTACACCGACAGCAGCATACGAGGAATACAGCACCAGTCCGACGTTGGATTCGTCGAGGGCGGTTTGACCCACCAAATAGCAGCAGTGTACATGGCTGGTGCCCCATATGAGAGCCAAAAAACCTTAAGGAGCTTCCCCAACGGCTCAAGGAATTGCTACACGCTGCCATCCACCCCTGGTAAAAAGCTGGTGAGGGCCATGTTTACTTACGGCGACTACGACGGGTTGAACCGGACCATGGACGGGTCGCCATTTTTATTTGGGCTCCATATTGGTGCCAATTTCTGGGAGGCGGTAAACTTGACAAATTGGGATCCATcaagcacaatatggaaggaggtgCTCACCGTTGCTCCGGGCGACTCCGTGTCAGTCTGTCTCATAAACTTCGGTACAGGGACTCCGTTCGTGTCTGCGTTGGAGCTGAGGCCCCTGCAAGATTCAATGTACCCTTTTGTGAATACTTCAGTGTCAATCAGCTACTTTAGACGAATCAGATTTGGTCAAACCACTGACTTCATCACAAG ATATCCATTGGACCCTTACGACCGGTTCTGGGAGGCCTGGTCCTACACCACCTACCCCTGGATCAGCCTAAACACTAGCACTCAAGTGAGGAGGCTACCCGGCGACAACACCTTCCAGGTACCAGAGGGCATCCTAAAGCAGGCCTCGACCCTAGACACAAACTACTCCTTCCTCGAGATCAACGTGACAGTGGGTCCCAACCTGGACGCCAAGAACCTGCAGCTTCTCCCGATCTTCCACTTTGCCGAGATCAACATCAGCAACCAGAACAGGAGGTTCAACATCTACAGCGACAACGACTTGCTGTTTCCAGACTTCTCACCGTCACGATTCCAGGCAGACAGCATGCATGAAAACGGGCGGTTCTTGCACAACCCTGCTGCGATCTTCCTCCTGAACAAGACGCGCAGCTCAAGGCTCCCGCCGCTCATCAATGCGTTTGAGGTGTACTCGCTAGTGCGGATGGATAACCTCACCACTGACGCCGACGATG TCAATTACATGAAAGAAGTCAAGAAACACTACAATTTGGCACGAATAAACTGGAATGGAGATCCATGCTCCCCCAGAGACTATTCCTGGGAAGGTTTGACTTGCGACTACTCTAAGAGAAACCAGAATCCGAGGATTGTTGCAGT AGATCTGTCTAATAGTGGACTGAAAGGTGGATTAGTCATATCATTCATGAACATGGCATCACTGGAGAACTT GGATTTATCACACAACAATTTGACAGGAGCTATTCCAGACTACCAAATAAAGTCGCTCAAAGTTCT CGATTTGTCATATAACCAGCTCGATGGACCAATACCTAATTCTATTCTTCAAAGATCTCAGGCTGGTCTACTTGACTTAAG GTTAGAAGGCAATCCCGTATGCTCAAAAGTCAAAGATACATACTGTTCAAATAAGAAGAACACCAAATCTACCATGCTCATCGCAGTGATAGTTCCTGTAGTACTGGTATCCCTCCTAGTAGTGATGTGCATACTCTGGAAATTGTGCTGGAAAG GGAAGTCAGGAGACAATGAGGATTATGCTATGTATGAAGAGGAAACGCCCCTACATATTGATATCAGACGGTTCACATACGCAGACCTGAAACACATAACAAACGACTTCAAACAAATCGTTGGAAAAGGAGGTTTTGGTACTGTTTATCATGGCACAATGGAAAATGGTGAGGAAGTAGCTGTTAAGGTGCTTATGGAGACATCAATAGCAGAGTCAACAGATTTCCTCCCTGAG GTGCAAACCTTGTCCAAAGTTCATCACAAGAATCTCGTGACTCTACAAGGATATTGCCAGAACACGAAGTGCCTAGCCCTCGTTTATGACTTCATGCCCAGAGGAAATCTTCAGCAGCTTTTAAGAGAAG GAGATGACTACGGTTTGACTTGGGAACAGCGACTTCATATTGCACTTGATTCGGCACAAG GACTGGAATATCTACATGAGTCATGCACCCCATCAATAGTTCACAGAGATGTCAAGACCGCCAACATCCTTCTGGACAAGAACCTGGTGGGGATCATAGCTGATTTTGGGCTTTCGCGGGCTTTCAATGATGCGCACACACATATATCTACAGTTGCTGCTGgcactctcggctacctcgaccctgagtaccatgcaactttccagctCACCATCAAGACAGACGTTTACAGCTTCGGCATCGTGCTCTTGGAGATCATCACTGGCAAGCCCCCGGTATTGATGGACCCTCACACCTACCACCTACCAAACTGGGTACGCCAAAAGATTGCGAAAGGCAGTATTCAAGATATCGTGGACAAGAGGCTGTTGGATCAGTACGACGCCAATGCCCTGCAGAGTGTGGTGGATCTTGCCATGAACTGCGTAGAGAGTGCAGCCATCGACAGGCCAAGCATGACCGAGGTTGTTTCAAGGCTAAAAGTGTTGTTGCCAACGACTCCAAGCCAGAAACAGTATGCTTCCCCGTCCTCCACGAAGTCCATGAATGATGAAATGCGAAAGCAGTTCCAGCTGTTGATTTCTGGAGAAGTCAACGACGAGAGCTCCAGCTCCTTCCAGTCTGGCTATACCAGTCGGATGACACAACTGGTCCCCTTATCTGGACGGTGA
- the LOC119269343 gene encoding probable LRR receptor-like serine/threonine-protein kinase At1g51810, with protein MAISFGCSASTTTKLTWILALLLILVTMIQVHGQSSTSGYVNIDCGFTNSSPYNDTLTGLVFLPDLEFVDGGASNNISAALMADAVYENQKVLRSFSHGSRNCYTLPSAAGKKFLLRAMFTYGNYDGLNRTTDGSLFLFGLHIGVNFWEAVNLTNTDPSSTIWKEVLTVAPANNLSVCLINFGTGTPFVSSLELRPLEDLMYPFVNTSVSISYFRRIRFGQSTEFITRYPLDPYDRFWEGWSFSYNAYPWIALNTSNQVRPLPGDKAFQVPEGILRRASTLDANFSFFEINVTVGPNLDTKNLQLLPIFHFAEINSSNPSRRFDIYSDNDLLFSDFSPSRFQVDSMHQNGRFLNNPAAIFRLNRTRRSRLPPLINAFEVYSLVRMDNLTTDSDDVIYMKEVKKHYNLARINWNGDPCSPREYSWEGLTCDYSKSNQNPMIVAVNLSTSGLKGGLVISFMNMVSLENLDLSHNNLTGAIPDYQIKSLKVLDLSYNQLDGPIPDSILQRSQAGLLDLRLEGNPICSKVKDTYCSNKKKKTTSTVLIAVIVPVVLVSLLVVMGILWKFYWKGKSGDDEDYAMYEEETPLHIDIRRFTYAELKVITNNFQSIIGKGGFGMVYHGTLENGDEVAVKVLMETSIAESTDFLPEVQTLSKVHHKNLVTLQGYCQNKKCLALVYDFMPRGNLQQLLKGGDDYSLTWEQRLYIALDAAQGLEYLHESCTPSIVHRDVKTPNILLDKNFVGVISDFGLSRAFNDAHTHISTVAAGTLGYLDPEYHATFQLTVKTDVYSFGIVLLEIITGQSPVFMDPQTVHLPNWVRQKIAKGSIRDVVDKKLLDQYDASSLQGAVDLALNCVENAAIDRPTMTEVVSRLKTWLPAVSSDKQSASGTPRRKYSLNTEMPKQFQLMISGVSNAESSFQSSGYTDGNGMSQATIFSGR; from the exons ATGGCGATCAGCTTCGgttgctcggcaagtacaacgacaAAGCTGACATGGATCCTGGCGCTGCTGCTCATCCTGGTCACCATGATCCAAGTCCATGGCCAGTCTTCTACCTCTG GGTATGTAAACATCGATTGTGGATTCACAAACAGTAGTCCCTACAACGACACCCTCACAGGACTCGTGTTCCTTCCTGACCTTGAATTTGTCGATGGCGGTGCGAGCAACAATATTTCAGCAGCACTCATGGCTGATGCCGTATATGAGAACCAAAAGGTCTTGAGGAGCTTCTCTCATGGCTCGCGGAATTGCTACACGCTGCCATCCGCCGCTGGTAAAAAGTTTTTGCTGAGGGCTATGTTTACCTACGGGAACTACGATGGGCTGAACCGGACTACGGATGGGTCTctgtttctgtttggactccatatcGGTGTCAATTTCTGGGAGGCGGTAAACTTGACAAATACGGATCCATcaagcacaatatggaaggaggtgCTCACCGTTGCTCCGGCCAACAACCTGTCGGTCTGTCTGATAAACTTCGGTACAGGGACTCCGTTCGTGTCTTCGTTGGAGCTGAGGCCACTTGAAGATTTGATGTATCCTTTCGTGAATACTTCGGTGTCAATCAGCTACTTTAGACGAATCAGATTTGGTCAATCCACTGAATTTATCACAAG ATATCCATTGGACCCGTACGACCGGTTCTGGGAGGGCTGGTCTTTCTCCTACAACGCCTACCCCTGGATCGCCCTAAACACTAGCAATCAAGTAAGGCCGCTACCCGGTGACAAAGCCTTCCAGGTACCGGAGGGCATCCTCCGGCGGGCCTCAACCCTAGACGCAAATTTCTCCTTCTTCGAGATCAATGTGACAGTGGGTCCCAACCTGGACACCAAGAACCTGCAGCTTCTTCCCATCTTCCATTTTGCTGAGATCAACAGCAGCAACCCGAGCAGGAGATTTGACATCTACAGCGACAACGACTTGCTATTCTCAGACTTCTCACCGTCACGATTCCAGGTGGACAGCATGCACCAGAATGGGCGGTTTTTGAACAACCCTGCTGCGATCTTCCGCCTGAACAGGACACGCAGATCGAGGCTCCCACCGCTCATCAACGCGTTTGAGGTGTACTCGCTCGTTCGGATGGATAACCTCACCACTGACTCCGACGATG TCATTTACATGAAGGAAGTCAAGAAACACTACAATTTGGCACGAATAAACTGGAATGGAGATCCATGCTCCCCAAGAGAGTATTCGTGGGAAGGTTTGACTTGCGACTACTCTAAGAGCAACCAGAATCCGATGATTGTCGCAGT AAATCTGTCTACCAGCGGACTGAAAGGTGGATTAGTCATATCATTCATGAACATGGTATCACTGGAAAACTT GGATTTATCACACAACAATTTGACAGGAGCTATTCCAGACTACCAAATAAAGTCACTCAAAGTTCT CGATTTGTCATATAACCAGCTTGATGGGCCAATCCCGGATTCTATTCTTCAAAGATCTCAGGCTGGTCTGCTTGACTTAAG ATTAGAAGGCAATCCCATATGCTCAAAAGTCAAAGATACGTACTGttcaaataagaagaagaagaccacatcTACTGTGCTCATCGCAGTGATAGTTCCTGTGGTACTGGTATCCCTCCTAGTAGTGATGGGCATACTCTGGAAGTTTTACTGGAAAG GGAAGTCAGGAGACGATGAAGATTATGCTATGTATGAAGAGGAAACTCCCCTACATATTGATATCAGACGGTTCACATACGCAGAGCTGAAAGTCATAACTAACAACTTCCAATCAATCATCGGAAAAGGAGGTTTTGGTATGGTTTATCATGGCACACTGGAAAATGGTGATGAGGTAGCTGTTAAGGTGCTTATGGAGACATCAATAGCAGAATCAACAGACTTCCTCCCTGAG GTGCAAACTTTGTCCAAAGTTCATCACAAGAATCTCGTGACTTTGCAAGGATATTGCCAGAACAAGAAGTGCCTTGCACTCGTTTATGATTTCATGCCCAGAGGAAATCTTCAACAGCTTCTAAAAGGAG GAGATGATTATAGTTTGACTTGGGAACAGCGACTTTATATTGCCCTTGATGCTGCACAAG GACTGGAGTATCTACACGAGTCATGCACCCCATCAATAGTGCACAGAGATGTGAAGACCCCAAACATCCTGCTGGACAAGAATTTCGTGGGGGTCATATCTGATTTTGGGCTTTCACGGGCCTTTAATGATGCTCACACACACATATCTACTGTTGCTGCTGGCACTCTTGGCTACCTCGACCCtgagtaccatgcaactttccaactcACTGTCAAGACAGATGTTTACAGCTTCGGAATCGTGCTCTTGGAGATCATCACCGGCCAATCCCCAGTATTTATGGACCCTCAAACCGTCCACCTACCGAATTGGGTGCGGCAAAAGATAGCTAAAGGCAGCATTCGTGATGTTGTAGACAAGAAGCTGCTGGATCAATACGATGCCAGTTCCCTGCAGGGTGCGGTGGACCTTGCCCTGAACTGCGTCGAAAATGCAGCCATCGACAGGCCCACCATGACAGAGGTTGTTTCAAGGCTCAAAACGTGGTTGCCAGCGGTTTCAAGCGACAAGCAGTCTGCTTCTGGGACTCCTCGACGCAAGTACTCCCTGAATACTGAAATGCCAAAGCAGTTCCAGTTGATGATTTCAGGAGTAAGCAACGCGGAGAGTTCCTTCCAGTCGTCTGGCTATACCGATGGGAATGGGATGTCACAAGCAACCATCTTTTCTGGACGGTGA